ATTACACACCATTTCCAACGTGTAGGAAAACGAAAATGTTACCAACTTCAATATTGGTTGTTATTTACAGCTTTCGGGGTAAGTTGGACACCTACATTACCGTGTGTGAGATATACTCCTATTTCAATCACATCCTTAACCTTATCCCTTCCAACAAGCACAACCTTCTTACGACTCTATCTAGACTAAGTAAACCTTTAAGAGCCCAAACTCACGGCTAATAGATATGGTTCGATTTAGCCaattacgtatcgttgtcagcctcacaattttaaaatgcgtctactaagtAGAAGTTTTTACACCCagataaggaatgtttcgttcctttctccaaccaatgtgggatctcacaaaactGCTTCACGAACTTGTCAGTCGATAGGATGACTTTTAGTTGCATGATGAAAATTGGTAGTTTATGTTTCTGACCATGACTCCAATATCaagtatatataaaaactTGAGTTGCCACTTAAATGAtgtttctttgaaaattaaagatgTATTATGCAGCATCTAGagaaaattgattgaaaaaattatcttaaatttaaagttgtgaGTATACTTGAGCCAACAATGATAATTTGAACGTATGATGATAGAGATATGTGAAGGTTTGCGGTCCAAAAAGTGGACCGTAGGGAAAATAATGACTAATAATGAGCTAccatttcttcgttttatGCAGAGTATATCTATGGATCCAGAGCTTTAACTCTCCATCCTCTTCTACGGCTCACACCCTTTTGTCATTGCGGCTCCTATATTTATCTCTTTCCCTCTGCTCTGAAATATCAGGACACTCTAATTCATGGAGGAACAAGTGATTAACACCTTTGTTACAATAAAACACTCTATCGATGGCTTCCCACATGCCTCAGATTTTGAGCTTAAATCCCAACCTCTTCATCTCTCTGTAAAGCCCGGCCATATTGTCCTAAAAAATCTGTGTGTTTCCATTGACCCATATCAGATCAACCGTATGAAGCTCCACAGCTCTTCACATTCAGTTTCATCTGCCACTCGTTTTATCACTCCTGGACAGGTAAGAGTATTCAAAGTTTCTACCTTTGGATAGTTGGTATATGTCTTAAGATTATGTTCGTGTTTTGGTGgcttttgggtttgtttggaacAGGCGATTAGTGCTTATGGTGTAGCAGAAGTTGTGGCTTCAAGCGACTCTGGATTTGAAAAGGGGGACTTGGTTAAGGGGTTCATACATTGGGCGGAATACAGCGTTGTTAAAGCTGAAGAATGCACTCTAACAAAGTTGGATactttgggatttcccttaACATACTATCTAGGAATTTTAGGTGAGTTGTATGCTGGTTTGGAATCAAATTTTGTAAGATctaatattccttataaggtgtggaaacttctctctagtgGGCGATTTTGggcgtgttttaaaatcttaagggaaagcctaacgaaaacaatatttgttagtggtggacttgggccattataaatggtatcaaagccagatacCGAGCGATGTGATAGTGAGGACAAtggcccccaaggaggtgggttgtgagatcgcatgtcggttggagaatggaatgaaatatttcttataaagtgtggaaacttgtCCCTAGGGAAGGTGTTTGAAAACCTTGGAAAAAAGcctaaaaagataatatctgctcgcggtgggcttgaatCATTACACTTTTAGACcgtttttaagtaaaaaaaaaaatgctttagAACACTTTGGAAGAGTATAATATACTATGAAGAAACacttattttccttttgtggTTGATCAGGGATGAGTGGCCACACTGCCTACACTGGTCTGTTTGAAGTAGGGAAGGTTAAGGAAGGGGACAAAGTGTTTGTGTCTGCAGCATCTGGCTCTGTTGGGAATTTAGTTGGACAGTATGCTAAGCTGCATGGTTGCTATGTTGTTGGCTGTGCTGGTTCTGATCAAAAGGTCCAACTTTTCACAAACAATCAATATTAACCATACTTGTTCGTGattgattaatttaacttCTCATAGTGGAAGACGAGATAGAGaaaatagtttttgttttgaaaatttaggtaACTCTAATGGCAGGTGGCATTGCTGAAAGAGAAGCTTGGCTTTGACGAAGCATTCAACTACAAGCAa
This sequence is a window from Cucurbita pepo subsp. pepo cultivar mu-cu-16 chromosome LG04, ASM280686v2, whole genome shotgun sequence. Protein-coding genes within it:
- the LOC111792976 gene encoding 2-alkenal reductase (NADP(+)-dependent)-like, which gives rise to MEEQVINTFVTIKHSIDGFPHASDFELKSQPLHLSVKPGHIVLKNLCVSIDPYQINRMKLHSSSHSVSSATRFITPGQAISAYGVAEVVASSDSGFEKGDLVKGFIHWAEYSVVKAEECTLTKLDTLGFPLTYYLGILGMSGHTAYTGLFEVGKVKEGDKVFVSAASGSVGNLVGQYAKLHGCYVVGCAGSDQKVALLKEKLGFDEAFNYKQQKDLKSTIAKYFPQGIDTYFDNVGDEMLEAAIANMKPFGKVAACGVISEYTKSAKREGPNMLDIVYKRITIQGFLVIDYWDVVTTRFSRLRKSDRNTQAVLPVQDPV